A window from Candidatus Reconcilbacillus cellulovorans encodes these proteins:
- a CDS encoding peptide chain release factor 1: MRAWLERLEAVKERYEKLNELMCDPAVAADADKWKEYAKELAELEETYRVSEAYRQTVAQIGSIRAMLDEPLDDELRTLAERELKELEARRNEQEEQLKRLLLPKNPNDDKNVIMEIRGAAGGEEAALFAADLFRMYARYAESQGWKVEVLDANYSDLGGFKEVVFMVSGKGAYSKLKYESGAHRVQRVPVTESGGRIHTSTATVAVLPEAEEVEVEIDEKDLRIDLFCASGPGGQSVNTTKSAVRITHLPTGIVATCQDEKSQHRNKEKAMKVLRARLYEKKKAEEEAKYASERRSQVGTGERSERIRTYNFPQNRVTDHRIGLTLHRLEDVLGGDLEEIVTALAAAERAEAWTEGAESP, translated from the coding sequence ATGCGCGCATGGCTCGAACGGCTAGAAGCGGTCAAAGAGCGCTATGAAAAACTGAACGAACTGATGTGCGATCCCGCCGTCGCCGCCGACGCGGACAAATGGAAGGAATACGCCAAAGAGCTGGCTGAACTGGAAGAAACATACCGTGTTTCGGAAGCGTATCGACAAACCGTCGCCCAAATCGGATCGATCCGAGCGATGTTGGACGAACCGTTGGATGACGAATTGCGCACATTGGCCGAACGCGAGCTGAAAGAGCTCGAAGCGCGACGCAACGAACAGGAAGAACAGCTGAAGCGGCTTCTGCTTCCGAAAAATCCGAATGACGACAAAAACGTCATCATGGAAATCCGCGGCGCGGCCGGAGGCGAGGAGGCGGCGCTCTTTGCGGCGGACTTGTTCCGCATGTACGCCCGGTACGCGGAATCGCAAGGTTGGAAAGTCGAAGTGCTGGACGCCAACTACAGCGATCTCGGCGGTTTTAAGGAAGTCGTTTTCATGGTGTCGGGTAAGGGAGCCTACAGCAAGCTGAAATACGAAAGCGGCGCGCATCGCGTGCAGCGCGTACCGGTCACTGAATCCGGCGGCCGCATCCATACGTCGACGGCGACCGTCGCCGTCTTGCCCGAGGCGGAGGAGGTCGAAGTGGAGATCGACGAAAAAGATTTGCGCATTGACCTGTTTTGCGCGAGCGGTCCCGGCGGTCAATCGGTCAACACGACGAAATCGGCGGTCCGCATCACGCATTTGCCGACCGGCATCGTCGCGACGTGTCAGGATGAAAAGTCGCAGCACCGCAATAAGGAAAAGGCGATGAAGGTGTTGCGCGCTCGCCTGTACGAAAAGAAAAAAGCCGAGGAAGAAGCCAAGTACGCCAGCGAACGCCGAAGCCAGGTCGGCACCGGCGAGCGGAGCGAGCGTATCCGCACTTACAATTTTCCGCAAAACCGCGTGACCGACCATCGCATCGGCCTGACGCTCCATCGGCTGGAAGACGTCTTGGGCGGCGACCTAGAGGAAATCGTGACGGCACTTGCCGCCGCTGAGCGGGCGGAGGCGTGGACGGAAGGGGCGGAATCGCCGTGA
- a CDS encoding redox-regulated ATPase YchF: protein MSLSCGIVGLPNVGKSTLFNAITRAGAEAANYPFCTIDPNVGVVDVPDERLAKLAELVRPERVVPATCRFVDIAGLVEGASRGEGLGNRFLSHIREVDAILHVVRCFRDDQVSHVAGSVDPLRDIETIQLELVLADLETVERRLERARKNAKSGEKRHLRELACLERLHALLTDGKPARSGEWDEEDVPYLRELHLLTAKPVLYVANVGESDIAGPENNPWVAQVVRHAASENAEAVTICAKMEAEIAELDEQDRAQFLRELGLSESGLDRLIRASYRLLGLITYFTAGPQEVRAWTIREGTKAPQAAGVIHSDFERGFIRAEVVAFEDLVRAGSMAAAREQGYWRLEGKDYVVRDGDVVYFRFAV from the coding sequence ATGTCGTTGTCGTGCGGTATCGTCGGGCTGCCGAACGTCGGCAAGTCGACGCTGTTCAACGCCATCACGCGGGCGGGGGCGGAAGCGGCCAATTATCCGTTTTGCACGATCGATCCGAACGTCGGCGTCGTCGACGTCCCGGACGAACGGCTGGCGAAGCTGGCGGAACTGGTCCGGCCGGAACGCGTCGTGCCGGCGACGTGTCGGTTCGTCGACATCGCCGGACTCGTCGAGGGAGCGAGCCGGGGCGAAGGCTTGGGCAACCGGTTTTTGTCCCATATCCGTGAAGTCGACGCGATCCTTCACGTCGTCCGCTGTTTTCGCGACGACCAAGTGTCGCATGTGGCGGGAAGCGTCGACCCGTTGAGGGATATCGAAACGATTCAGTTGGAACTGGTTTTAGCCGATCTGGAAACCGTCGAGAGGCGTCTCGAACGGGCGAGAAAGAACGCCAAAAGCGGAGAGAAGCGCCACCTTCGCGAACTGGCTTGTCTAGAGCGTTTGCATGCGCTTTTGACGGACGGCAAACCGGCCAGAAGTGGGGAATGGGACGAGGAAGACGTTCCGTATCTGCGCGAACTGCATCTTTTGACGGCCAAACCCGTGCTGTATGTCGCCAACGTGGGCGAATCCGACATCGCTGGGCCGGAAAACAATCCTTGGGTCGCTCAGGTCGTCCGGCACGCCGCGTCGGAAAACGCCGAAGCGGTGACGATCTGCGCTAAGATGGAAGCGGAGATCGCGGAGCTTGACGAACAGGACCGCGCCCAATTCTTACGCGAGTTAGGCCTGTCGGAAAGCGGCCTCGACCGGCTGATCCGGGCGTCGTATCGGTTGCTCGGGTTGATCACGTACTTTACCGCCGGCCCGCAGGAAGTGCGCGCATGGACGATTCGCGAAGGCACGAAAGCGCCGCAGGCGGCCGGCGTGATCCACAGCGATTTCGAGCGCGGCTTCATTCGGGCGGAAGTCGTGGCGTTCGAAGACCTGGTCCGCGCCGGCTCGATGGCCGCGGCCCGCGAGCAAGGCTATTGGCGTCTTGAAGGGAAAGATTACGTCGTGCGCGACGGGGACGTCGTTTATTTCCGGTTTGCCGTCTGA
- a CDS encoding tRNA adenosine(34) deaminase TadA produces the protein MFATEDIRWMREALAEARKAESLGEVPIGAVVVRDGLIVGRGHNLRETLNDATAHAEMIAIRDACSRLGAWRLLGCTLYVTLEPCPMCAGAIVQSRLPRVVFGASDPKAGCAGTLMNLLQEPRFNHRAEVAGGVLADECALLLRRFFQRLRQDTPGDVPPPTT, from the coding sequence ATGTTCGCAACGGAAGACATTCGCTGGATGCGTGAAGCTCTCGCTGAAGCGCGCAAAGCCGAATCGCTCGGCGAAGTGCCGATCGGCGCCGTCGTCGTTCGGGACGGCCTTATCGTCGGCAGAGGTCATAACCTGCGCGAAACGCTGAACGACGCGACCGCCCACGCGGAAATGATCGCGATCCGCGACGCTTGTTCGCGGCTCGGCGCGTGGCGGCTGCTCGGCTGCACGCTCTACGTCACTCTGGAGCCGTGCCCGATGTGCGCCGGAGCGATCGTCCAAAGCCGACTGCCGCGCGTCGTTTTCGGAGCGTCCGATCCGAAAGCCGGCTGCGCCGGAACATTGATGAACCTGTTGCAGGAGCCGCGCTTCAATCACCGCGCCGAGGTGGCAGGCGGCGTGCTGGCGGACGAATGCGCGCTTCTTCTGCGCCGGTTTTTTCAACGTTTGCGTCAAGACACGCCGGGCGACGTCCCTCCGCCGACGACATAG
- a CDS encoding DUF951 domain-containing protein: MEAKTFQLDDVVEMKKPHPCGTNRWRIIRTGMDVRIKCEGCGHSVLMPRAEFEKKMRRVLESGAKT, from the coding sequence ATGGAAGCGAAAACGTTCCAACTCGACGACGTCGTGGAGATGAAAAAACCGCATCCTTGCGGCACGAATCGATGGCGCATCATCCGGACGGGAATGGACGTCCGGATCAAGTGCGAAGGCTGCGGGCACAGCGTGCTGATGCCGAGGGCCGAGTTCGAAAAAAAAATGAGACGGGTGCTGGAATCCGGCGCGAAAACGTGA
- a CDS encoding spore protease YyaC, giving the protein MKPVRTNPNPITPFRISYAETGSADAIARRLAPVFQNVPSERPIVILCIGTDRSTGDALGPLVGTFLKKTEPSDFFVYGTLDEPVHAVNLRDTLDDIRRRFSSPFIVGVDACLGQASSVGYIQVGDGPVKPGAGVSKELPPVGDIHITGVVNVYGFMEYFVLQNTRLSLVMNMAEVISRSLQRALAGVRRMAVGEL; this is encoded by the coding sequence ATGAAACCGGTCCGGACAAATCCGAACCCGATCACTCCGTTTCGCATCTCTTACGCGGAAACGGGATCCGCGGACGCCATCGCGCGACGCCTTGCGCCCGTTTTTCAAAACGTTCCGTCCGAACGCCCGATCGTCATTCTTTGCATCGGCACGGACCGGTCGACCGGGGACGCCCTCGGTCCTCTCGTCGGTACGTTCCTGAAAAAAACGGAACCGTCCGATTTTTTCGTCTACGGCACCCTGGACGAACCCGTGCACGCCGTTAATTTGCGCGACACGCTGGACGACATCAGGAGACGGTTTTCTTCACCGTTCATCGTCGGCGTCGACGCCTGCCTCGGCCAAGCCTCCAGCGTTGGCTACATTCAGGTCGGCGACGGGCCCGTCAAGCCGGGCGCCGGGGTCAGCAAGGAACTGCCGCCGGTCGGCGACATCCACATCACCGGCGTCGTGAACGTTTACGGATTCATGGAATATTTCGTTCTGCAAAACACCCGTCTCAGCCTCGTCATGAACATGGCCGAAGTCATTTCCCGGTCGCTCCAGCGCGCGTTAGCCGGCGTCCGCAGGATGGCGGTCGGGGAATTGTGA
- a CDS encoding cysteine desulfurase, which produces MDRPVIYLDNAASSWPKPPGVAEAMAEAVRDYAANPGRGSHRMAIRAGKTVAETRARLAKLFGIRNPNDVSFALNTTMALNMAIKGWVKPGDHVVCTAVEHNSVRRPLEALRRSSGVEVTYVETDEAGRLNLERLREALGRKTSLVVVGHASNLLGSILPLEDVVRLAHERGAVVLVDAAQTAGSIPIDVEAMGVDMLAFPGHKGLLGPQGTGGLYVRPDLELEPVLHGGTGSKSELPDQPDVRPDRYESGTVNTPGIAGLGEGIRYVLERTPEEIGRHERRLTERMMEGLAGITGLRLLGPAIGEPRVGIVAFVADFAESAEIAFILDQHYGIAVRSGYHCAPLAHRMAGTLETGAVRASVGPFNTEADVDALVAAMREIARHYRNKGVRDV; this is translated from the coding sequence ATGGACAGGCCCGTCATTTATCTGGATAACGCAGCTTCGTCATGGCCGAAGCCGCCGGGCGTCGCCGAGGCGATGGCGGAAGCCGTTCGCGATTACGCCGCCAATCCCGGTCGTGGCAGCCACCGGATGGCGATTCGGGCAGGAAAAACGGTTGCGGAAACGCGTGCGCGACTGGCGAAGCTGTTCGGCATCCGGAATCCGAACGACGTCAGTTTTGCGCTCAACACGACGATGGCGCTCAACATGGCCATCAAAGGATGGGTAAAACCGGGCGATCACGTCGTCTGTACGGCGGTGGAACACAATTCGGTCCGAAGGCCGCTGGAAGCGCTGAGACGCTCGTCCGGCGTCGAGGTAACCTATGTCGAGACGGACGAAGCCGGTCGGCTCAACCTTGAGCGGTTGCGAGAAGCGCTCGGGCGGAAAACGTCGCTCGTCGTTGTCGGCCACGCTTCCAACTTGCTCGGCTCGATTTTGCCGTTGGAAGACGTCGTGCGCCTTGCGCACGAACGGGGAGCTGTCGTGCTCGTCGACGCCGCCCAGACGGCCGGCTCGATTCCGATCGACGTCGAGGCGATGGGCGTCGACATGTTGGCATTTCCAGGACATAAAGGCTTGCTCGGTCCGCAGGGCACGGGGGGACTGTATGTCCGTCCCGATCTGGAACTGGAACCGGTCTTGCATGGCGGCACCGGCAGCAAATCGGAACTGCCGGACCAACCCGACGTCCGCCCCGACCGGTATGAATCGGGAACCGTCAATACGCCCGGCATTGCCGGGCTCGGAGAAGGCATCCGCTATGTGCTGGAACGAACTCCGGAGGAAATCGGCCGTCACGAACGACGATTGACCGAGCGGATGATGGAAGGATTGGCCGGCATCACCGGTCTACGCCTGCTCGGCCCGGCGATTGGCGAGCCGCGGGTGGGGATCGTGGCTTTCGTGGCGGATTTCGCCGAATCGGCGGAAATCGCTTTTATTCTCGATCAGCATTACGGTATTGCTGTCCGGTCGGGGTATCACTGCGCGCCGCTCGCCCACCGCATGGCCGGTACATTGGAAACGGGCGCGGTTCGCGCCAGCGTCGGGCCGTTCAACACGGAAGCCGATGTCGACGCGCTCGTAGCGGCGATGCGTGAAATCGCCCGGCATTACCGCAATAAAGGAGTACGTGACGTATGA
- a CDS encoding stage 0 sporulation protein J, producing the protein MNKRLGRGLDALIPALNINEDDKVVEIPLARLRPNPYQPRKTFSEESLRELADSIREHGVLQPIIVREAMNGYEIIAGERRFRACQLLERPTIPAVVRQLPDEQVMEIALIENVQREDLNALEIAAAYQTLMERFQLTQEQLSVKVGKSRSHIANFLRLLQLPDAVKEHVSRGTLSMGHARAIVGLKDPSVQTQLAERAIREQWSVRQLEEAVQSLQKKADRPSSGKGRSSLREDPFLADIENRLREQYGTNVKIRNRNGRGKIEFAYYSSEDLERLLNLLRR; encoded by the coding sequence ATGAATAAACGGCTCGGACGCGGCCTGGACGCGCTGATTCCCGCCTTGAACATCAACGAGGACGACAAGGTGGTCGAAATTCCGCTCGCCCGGCTGCGTCCGAATCCTTACCAGCCGCGAAAGACATTTTCTGAAGAATCGCTGCGCGAGCTCGCCGACTCGATTCGAGAGCACGGCGTCCTTCAGCCGATTATTGTGCGTGAGGCGATGAACGGGTACGAAATCATCGCCGGCGAACGGCGCTTCCGTGCCTGCCAGCTGCTGGAACGGCCGACGATTCCCGCTGTTGTCCGCCAGCTCCCCGATGAGCAAGTGATGGAGATTGCCCTGATCGAGAACGTACAACGCGAAGACTTGAACGCTTTGGAAATCGCCGCCGCCTATCAGACGCTCATGGAGCGTTTTCAGCTGACGCAAGAACAGTTGTCGGTCAAAGTCGGGAAGAGTCGTTCGCATATCGCCAACTTTTTGCGGCTGCTTCAGCTACCCGACGCGGTCAAGGAACATGTTTCACGTGGAACATTGTCGATGGGACACGCCCGCGCGATTGTCGGCCTGAAAGATCCCAGCGTTCAGACCCAGCTGGCCGAACGCGCGATCCGGGAACAGTGGAGCGTTCGACAGCTGGAGGAAGCAGTTCAGTCGCTTCAGAAGAAGGCCGATCGTCCGTCGTCCGGGAAAGGGCGATCTAGCTTACGCGAAGACCCGTTTCTGGCGGATATCGAGAACCGTTTGCGGGAACAGTACGGAACGAACGTCAAAATTCGAAACCGCAACGGTCGCGGAAAGATCGAATTCGCCTATTATTCTTCCGAAGACCTGGAGCGGTTGTTGAATTTGCTGCGCAGATAG
- a CDS encoding sporulation initiation inhibitor Soj, whose product MSKIIAVANQKGGVGKTTTAVNLGASLATLGKKVLLVDIDPQGNTTSGIGINKADVVHCIYDVMINDVHPKDAILDTKVPNLSIIPATIQLAGAEIELVPTFSREVRLKRSLELIRDLFDYILIDCPPSLGILTINSLTAADSVLIPIQCEYYALEGLGQLLNTVRLVQKHLNTKLQIEGVLLTMLDARTNLGMQVIEEVKKYFQHKVYQTIIPRNVRLSEAPSHGQSIITYDPKSKGAEVYMELAKEVIRHE is encoded by the coding sequence TTGTCGAAGATTATCGCCGTTGCCAACCAAAAGGGCGGGGTCGGCAAGACGACGACAGCCGTGAATCTCGGCGCCTCGCTGGCAACGCTGGGGAAAAAAGTGCTGCTGGTGGATATCGACCCGCAAGGCAACACAACCAGCGGAATCGGCATCAACAAGGCGGACGTGGTGCACTGCATCTACGACGTCATGATCAACGACGTTCATCCGAAAGACGCCATTTTAGATACGAAAGTTCCCAATTTGAGCATCATCCCCGCCACGATTCAGTTGGCCGGGGCCGAAATTGAACTCGTACCGACGTTTTCAAGAGAAGTACGGCTCAAAAGATCGCTGGAGCTGATACGCGACTTGTTCGATTACATTTTAATTGATTGTCCTCCGTCGCTCGGCATTTTGACGATCAACTCGCTGACGGCCGCCGATTCGGTGCTCATTCCGATTCAGTGCGAATATTACGCCTTGGAAGGGTTAGGTCAGTTGCTCAACACGGTAAGGCTCGTCCAAAAACATCTGAACACGAAGCTTCAGATCGAGGGCGTTTTGCTGACCATGCTCGATGCACGGACGAATCTCGGCATGCAGGTCATCGAGGAAGTGAAAAAATATTTTCAGCACAAAGTGTACCAAACGATCATTCCGCGCAACGTTCGCCTCAGTGAAGCGCCGAGCCACGGCCAGTCGATCATTACCTACGACCCGAAGTCGAAAGGCGCCGAAGTGTACATGGAACTCGCAAAGGAAGTGATCCGGCATGAATAA